DNA from Eucalyptus grandis isolate ANBG69807.140 chromosome 5, ASM1654582v1, whole genome shotgun sequence:
gaattgtatctcattaagccagcttcagttcacaataaagtttgattttcattgatgaatcacacctttttattatgtgataacatactaaTAACCCATcacctgtatttccaaaatcacagaaaatataagaaaaatacgcaaaaatacactaaaaatacatgTATTTGGGATTCCATATGcaatttcacatcaataaaaccaccaaacatataaaataaatataccacaagATAGGAAATCACCATACGAGTCAAACGCCGCCAACCACGCGCCAAAATAATCCCCCACGCGCCCGTATGCGCCGCCTGAGTGTGCGGCGCGTGCGGCTCACGCGCGGCGCGCGTTCGACGCCCAAGCGGCGcgtggccgcgcgtgggggcgcgtgcaGCATCCCCTGGCGACACGCCGCCGACCCTCTTGCTCGTCTCATCTCCCCTAatccaaatttgtgatttaatttaatttttattgaacaaaaagtctcgaaaatcacaaattaggacAAGATCAGTACCAATTAGGGCTAATCCATACAAATTAGGGTAGATCcatacaaattagggcaaaaccaattgcgttcgagttctagggttatggttgctctgataccacatgtcgGACGCAAATTGcacaaccccaagatctccataaccagaacaagaacatgcataattgagtagaaatattaacgcacctgttttgggatccatcaaacataaagcggaagcagaaaaggattacccacatatatcaaggggatccacgcatcaagtccttctcctctattgccctctgtatcactagctcaatgaggcagcccccctcacgtttagagttaggtaaacgccccttaggtgaggatacatgtgagaattagggttagaggagagacttgagcactatttatatagtttccagccagtccccttcattacgggccaggctcaactcggcccacactagccaacccatattagactaattaagaaaccttctatctctctTTAGACCAACCCTATTTTACGGTAatcgtaaaaacagtaaattacaatatcaattaatgtagtccatattaggaaaactcttacatatTCCTCCTCGGTCCTTCGTTTCCAGAACATCCATTTCTGCAGATTTCCCTAGCTTCCTCTTTCCTTACCTTTACTCTCTTCCTCCATTATTTCCTGAACACACAAGCTTTGGTCTGGTCTTCTTCCGTTACTATTCATGACCAAGCTGTTCAACCTAAAAGCTCAACATTCAACATTGATGTCCATCCTTCGCCTTAAGCAACAAAAGTCCATGAGCATTTTGCCCAAGAATGACATTTACAAGCTTCATATAGAGGGTTAAACATGTCTTGCTCCACCAATGATCAACTACAAACCACCACGACCGCCACCACATATGCACCCAACCAAAGTACTCGAGCCCTAGGGGCCGGGGGGCGGGGTGGGGGATGCATTCAATTTCTAGGAGAAGCCTCTCGAATAAATATGCTATCTCAATCAAGCATTTTCAGGAACAATTGGTGATCGCTTCAAACACAGAGTACAGAAACATCATAGAAGTACTAATTCTGATCTAGACAATTTCAGTGACATCAAAGCGTGCTCAGACTACTATCTTAGTCCTAATTTGTATTCGATTTTCAATCAAGCTTAAATGACAACGTTCAGACTCAGCTTACTAAAATAGAGCGATGATGTACATACCTTGGAGGTGCAGCCTCCCGGACTagggtggcaaatgggtgggtcgggtcgaaaatgggtcgacccatatttgactcatttaacccgttttgacccatattttTGTAGTGTAAATATAGTGACTCATACCCGACCTAACTCATACTCGACCCATACCCGAtccatattgctaaaacctacttattgtattacataaaaatattttaacaagttttatgcaatacaaatttaatggaaattttttataattctttttaaaatatttttaaaaaatcgtatttttaattttttaaatatatttttaaattatttttatttttaaaaacataatttttgtaatttttattttttaaaatatcatttttaattttaataattattttctcttttctctctttttttttccttcttctttagcCGGCCGCCGGCGATCAGCCACAAGCGAGATCGAGCTTGCCGgcgttgggcaaggctcgatcttgccgatccggcgaggccaaggccCCACCCGATGCCagtgagcttgagcctcgccagatccggtgagtctcgagccttgccggtgtcggtgaggtcgagcctcgttgGATCCggcaagactcgagctcgccagcgtcgggcgaggctcgatctcgtTGATCTGGTGAGGCCGAGGCCTCGCTCGACGCCAGCAAGCTTGAGCCTCCCTAGTCGtctggcgaggttgagcctcgctggatctggcgagactcgagctcattggtgttgggcgaggctcaatctctctgatctggcgaggccgaggccttGCCCGACACctgtgagctcgagcctcaccagtcGTCGGTGAGGCTCGTCAAGTGAGGTTCAATCTCGCCGATCTGGTGAGGCCGAGGCCTCGCTCGacaccggcgagctcgagccttgctagtCATCGACGAGGCTGAGCCTGGTCGAATCTGGCGAGACTTGAGCTCGCTGGCATCGGGCAAGGCTCGATCTTGCCAATCTGACGAGGTCGAGGCCCCATCCAACGCCaacgagctcgagcctcgccagtcgTTGGTGAGGCCGAGAGATTCGGCGAGGCTCAGTCGTTGGTGACCTTCgagggagaggcggaggcgagccTTAGAGGCGGGCGGCAGAGGCGACTCGGAGGCGAGCTGCAGAGGCGGCTCAGAGGCGAGCGGTGGAggtgggtcgaaaatgggtcactAAGTCACTGACGAAGGTGAAGGTCGAAGGGCTATCACTAAGGAAGTTCATgttttttaggttttaaaaatgggtcaaaaatgggtcagaacatgtgacccattttcgacccatataAAACTGAACTTAAAATGGGTCGAATGTGGGTTATGGCCCATTACAACTTCATAACCCACATTCgacccattttttaaaaatatgggtgcaaaatgggtccatgacccattttgccacctctactcTGGACATGAATGGTGATTGAACAGATAGCCGAGCTCTTAGAGGCGTCCAGTCGGATGGTTGGCGCCAGCGAAGAAACTTCATGGGACGACTCGAACTCTTGGGATTTCCCAGCCTTAAAACAGACTAGAATAGAGCCAGACGATATCAGGAATGGCAAAGAGCGTCGACCGGCGGCCTGAAACCAATGAAGGAAACCGATAAGAGAGAGATAATCGATGAGAGGAGCTCGTATCAATTCAGCCTTGGTGGTTTTGGGCGATCTCTGTTCACTGGTGCGTGTGCTCTGTTTAGCGGCTGGGATGGCCGACGGCGATTGGTGGTTGTGGACGGTGGATTGGTGGTGATCTGGAGGAAATCCAGAGGAAAAATGGCCATCGTATATTGCTTTGCTTCGTGCGTGTGCTCCTTTCTTTACTCCAACTGCTTCGCTCCCCTCCTTCGTCTCACGCGCGTCTCAGCTTCCTGATCTTTTCCATGTTGACATGAAGCAAACATAGATAAGAATCTTAATTAATTTGTATCCACTTTCAATTCAAACTAGACATACAGCATTACATAACTAATCAGTGTTACGTATATGACTACATGCACAATTCTTGATCAATCGGTGGTTTCTTAATCTTTTCCATGTTGTTACTTTTCTCTTGGAGTAGCGCGAGAATTCCTATCCAGAAACAACTGAAAAATCCAGATATCTGGGCATAAATAAAGGCATCTTCAATTGGTCTAGCCGCTTGACTCCCTAACGGCTCTATATTCCCATAACTTCTTGTAAAAGAATCAACAATCAACATGAGAAACCATACTGCTAAAGTGATAATTAAGATCGATCTTACTATTTGTGTTTGTCTTGCCATAGatattttgcaatttcaatatatttcctaagtatccctatttttttttcctaaagtaaTGTTAAAAGTCATAAGCAAATAGGcagtaatttttcaaaagagaaaaaaatggtcACACATCCACTAGGGGCAAATGAGGTCTCGTTTTTATGCATGTCGTGAATAATCGTTCATGTTCTACCAAAATTGCGTAGTCGATGCTCTTCAATAGCTTCTCATGCTTTTCAAAGTAAAGACCAAACTTTAGAGGCCAGCCAACGGTCGCACTTTCACGTTGGCGTGCAAGAGTCATTCTCCATTCCTCACCCTTGAATCACCAAAAACATAGATCTTAATCAtcgattaaaaatattttcaaattttatataaaaatatgataaattatctTCTCATTTCCCATATATTTATTCCACCGTCTAAAATACTTTTCCAAAGTCATTTCAAACTTAGCTTCCCCGGTCTAAAATACTTTTCCAACGTCATTTCAGACTTGGCTTCCCGGGCATTCTATATATATACCTCCTACACTAGAGAAATGATAAACCGAAAAAAAAGATCCGAATCTCTCGATCATGGACGCAAGAGCATCTTTTTTACCTCCTCCTGCCTTTCCTAGTCCTCCTCGCAAGTAAGCACGTTGTTATCATAATCTATCTATTTTCAACTATTAAGTACATTGTCATCATAATCTATCTATTTTCAACTATTACAAATTTCTACATTAACATTACCTTCTTCCGAAACTAGAAAATAAGATCCTAAGtttaatgttttgttttttgggatTTGGAAGTTAAAGCCTTGTGTTCAAATTTCCATCTTTGTTATGGAGATTCCCGTGCTGATAAACCCCaggaggaaaaataattaatccgCGTACATGAATTTTATGGCTTGCATGCATGCTTGCAGGAGGAGCCGGCGCAGCCACACTCAGCTTCACCAGCAAGTGCCCCTACACAGTCTGGCCCGGGACGCTCACCGGCGGGGGTGGCGGGCAGCTATCCTCAACCGGGTTCGAGCTCGCCACGGGTGCAACCTTCTCAATCAATGACGTCCCGGACACGTGGACAGCTGGCCGGGTGTGGGGCCGAACGGGCTGCGCCACTGATGCCTCCGGCAAATTCGTATGCGCCACCGCCGACTGTGGATCTGGCCAGGTGAGCTGCAATGGTGCAGGGGCGATCCCGCCGGCCACCTTGGCGGAGTTCACTCTCAAGGCACCGGGCTCTGTCGAGAACAGCATCTACGACGTCAGCCTCGTGGACGGCTTCAACCTGCCCCTCTCTATAACCCCACAGGGCAGCGGCAGTGGGTGCACCACGACCAGCTGCGCAGCCAACATCAACTCCGTGTGCCCGTCAGAGCTGGCGGTGAAGGGGTCGGACGGGAGCATCGTGGCGTGCAAGAGCGCGTGCCTGGCGTTAAACCAGCCGCAGTACTGCTGCACAGGGGCGTACAACACGCCGGCGACATGCCCGCCTACAAACTACTCGCAGATTTTCAAGGACCAGTGCCCTCAAGCTTACAGCTACGCTTACGACGACACGAGCAGCACTTTTAGTTGCGCGGGTGGGGCTAGTTACCTCATCACATTCTGTCCGTGAtatattctctcttcttctgaaCTTGGATGGACCATTTTCCTCTCGAGGCGAAAATAAGAGGTCCATGGGTCGTCTCGGTTGGCCTAAAGCTAGTTGTACCCTCGTCACTGGATTGAGGGATCATGCGAGTAGTTTCATTTTCCACTAGGAAAATTACATGTAATCTGCCGAGAGAATAATGGATTATACAAAATAAAcaatgcattcaataaaatatttaaatatgaaatcacatttttatttaagaGCTTAAACTTCTAGAACAATTGGTAGTGATCCCATTAAATCTCATATGGAATCAGAACTGAAActcttaaattcaaatttttttaaggtCTCATTTGCCTTCCCATTTAAATATGTCATCCGCTTAATGCTATGGCAACAAAATACCAAACTAAGCACGATGGGGAatgatagaatatttaaatattaaacaacgcctttatttaatagtttaaggttttagaatagttggtagCGATTCCACCTCTATAATATTATGGTAATTATTGTAAGAAGACGAAGCATATTCTTTGACTTAACTTTAATGCTTAATCGTCGATTCGAGTTGATTAGTAAGTGATTGATACAAGGACGAAACATATATTGAAAGTGAATCCAATTGTGTCTTTGGAATTACCATCATTCTTTGACTCCACTTTCATGCTTGCTTGTCAATTCGAATTGATTCGGGAGGGTCCATAGAGGAAAGAGATTCGAAAAATCATACTAAAGTTTAATCAGATTTCAggatttccttttcccttttttccccttgCTCCTAAGAGAATCTTCTTCCCTAAGAGACAACTTTAGTTCTCATACCTAATATTTACTTAAGTACCATGATGGCCGTCGACATATAATTTTTTCTGTGTTTATCAAGAATACCATATAAATTGGAAGAACCCAACAAAAAGATTTAGTTGCCCATAGTTGATTCGGCTGGAACCAGAAAAAGGGCACACCATATATAATTAAACTCAAGCACTCTTTATATATTCCATCATCTAAGATACATTCACAAGTCTTTTCAACTTAGCTTCCCCAGCGTCCTTCGTATATCACCTTGAATATAAGAGACAACGACGAGCCAGACAAATCTCAAGCTTTTGATCATGGACGCAAGATAATCTTATATTTTCTAGAGGCAAAAttctattttgactttgataCGTTCTTTTTGTAACAAGACAAATACTCActacaacttaaaatttgaagtccttttatttcctaattAGCAAAGCATGTATAGAACACCGAGATAAAAGATTATCCAAGTATGAAGCATGTACACTAACGACAGTGACATGatattgtcttcttcttcttcttcttcttcttctttgtgtgtgtgtgtgtgtctgaAGTAGAGCACGTATGTCTAGAAGAGCCAGAGGAGATTGTAATGCCATAGTTTTTATGGATTGCAATTTCTGGGGATAGAAATTTGGGGCTTCTTATTAGCCACTCCATGGTCGACCAAAGGCAAAATGTCATAGTCCTTTAAGCTCACTATTCTTCATTGGATGACCTATCATTTTCACATAAGTAGAGCGTCATCGCcattttgccaaaatttagtttttttgtttattcacaaCTTCTAAGACCTAGTCTAAGAAAGCAATTCTTTATGAACTCGTCAGTTTCAATATTAAAGACCTATTGTCAATCAGATCAAggggaacttttttttttttttgtaatttgacTCGAGATACCACCTAATACAAGCCAGCTAAAATTTTAGACATTTTGAGCATAAATAATAGGCGCATTCTATTGGTCTAGCCACTAGACTTCCTGATGGATTCTTAtaagcaaatttaaaattaacatGAAATATACTAACAAAGTCACAATTAAGATGAAACATTCTATGTATGTATAGATGTTGTGCAATTTTAATATGCCTAAGCCACCctgcattttttaattaatgttaGGAGTTATAAGGGAatagtcacttttttttttccaaaagggggaaaaaattTCACACATCAACAAGTTACAAATTAGGTCGCAAtttgaccaataaaaaaaaatttgatcacATTGACACGCATGTTGTGATTGATGGTTCATGTATAGTCATAATTGCTTAATCTGTCCTCATAAAAGACAtctcatatatatatgtgtgtgtatattattttttacgTATGGACCAAACTTGAGAGACCCATGAGAAGACTTTCTTTATCTTTtagattgatgaatgagaagTTTACGGCAGTATGCAGTCTTGGAatcacaaaattaaaagataatagttatcgattgaaaatatttttagatttgtaTGTCATCTCCAAATTTATAATGACAAATATATGTGATTATGACAAATTATGAGTGAGCATAAATCTCTTAAGAACTATGTAAGTTCCAACAAATGGTGAGCACATCATGGCGGAAACATGGCGCTATGGCATTGCTATCTCCTTTGACTCTTCTATGATCTACGTGCTCTAATAAcgaacacaaaaataaaaataataagacaAATAAAGGACAGTATCACGTCATTGTCATTAGTGTATGTGCTTTATACTTGGGTCATTTTGATCTCGGTGTTTCATACCTACATTGTTGGCCTCGACCTTAGTAGCATAACTTCTTCCGGTTTTTAATCTAATCTCGTAGGAAGAGAAACCAATTAAGGTGGGGAAGACGAGAAATGTGAGgataaaattccaaagtctagctttttttttcttcaatcacAGCTTCTACTGCCTAAGAAAGTACTTATGAATTCTTGAGTCTTAGTGTCAAAGATCTACCTCCAATCAGATCAAAGAGGCAAATGTATAATGTGCATGACTCGAGATATCACCCAATACAAACAAccaaaaaatctaaatatctTGGGTAAAAATAACAGGCACCTTCTATTGGTCTAGCCCCTTGACTCCTAAATAGATCAACATTCCCGTAACTTCTTATAAATGAATCAACAATCAACACGGGAAACCTCACTGGTAAAGTGATGATTAAGATCAATCATACTATTTGTGTATATCTTGCCATAGATGTTTTACAATTTCAACATATTGCTTAATTATCCCGGCTTTTGTCTTTTTATACctaaaataatgttaaaatttaTGAGCAAATAGGCATtagttttcaaaagggaaaaaaggggtCACACATCAAGGGACAAATTAGGTCGTAGTCCCACACATTTCGTGATTGATGGTTGTGCAGTCACAATTGCGTAGATGGCCTTCTCAAATGGCGCCTCatattttttccataaaaagtcCAAATTTGAGAGGCCACCAATAAATCTTTTGCCCGTCTTTCACGTGGACGAACTAGTCATTCTCTATTCCTAGGAGTATTCCTACCTGttgaatcacaaaaacaaaagatggtAATCATCCActgaaaacattttcacattttatataTCATTACCTCGCTTTATACAAAAATAATGATACAATACACGTGATTATGATAAATTATGTATATGTATAAATCCCATGGGAACTATAGAAGTTTCGACAGAAGGTGAGCACGACAAAGTAGATTAAAAAGACTAGTGGTACTAGAGAGATAACTGCTACTGAGGTGTAGGCCAACGGCACGACCGCTGAATTGTCACACTCCATACCCTCCCAGGACCAGGAGCACTAATCTCCATTTCCACCGGGCGACCAGCATGATATGAGTTTAGGGTAAACGCAAGGAGAATATGCTCGGTTGATTCCGAGAGAATCCTCTTAAATCATTTCAAGGCCAAGCTCTCATCAGCGCGTGGATTGGCGAAGCATGTATGAAACGCCGagataaaaaaatgatccaagtATAAAGCATGTACTCTAAGGACGGTGACATAATATTGTCCTTTTGTTTCTAAATAAAATTCttgtgattgtttttagagCACGTATGTCACAAAAGAGCCATAGGAGCTTGTGAAGCCATAGCTTTTATGGATAGCAATTTTTGTTGATAGGAAAGCACGTACGCCATAGCTTTTaccttgttttgttttgttttttattttattacataaatgataagactcaattgcactttgtaACATCTTTTAGGACTTCAGATGCATTTATCCCTAAAGTCCTAAAACATGTCAcgaaaagtgcaattgagtcttaaattttttttaaaatataatcaaatcctaaaatttatcaaaaaagtaCGTtccaattttaaaacttttaaaaagtgcaatgaaatcttaaaacttatgatgaaaatgcattcaagtcataaaatttccaaaaagtacaatcaataGAAGAacttaatttgattaatttgacaagttttaggacttgattatatttttgaaaatttttaagacttgattaccCTTtggtgacaagttttaggacttaattacacattttcaaagttttagaactcatttACAcgtttgtgacaagttttaggaattTCGATACATTTATCCCATCATTTTATGTGAAATGACATGCTAGGAGTGACTAAAGGCAAGATGAGTGTGTATTGAGGTCAAGACTTTTCTTTAAATGACTTATCATCTTCACGTAATTAGGTTCATCGTCGTTTATGGCTTAGTCTAAGAAAGTAATCGTCTATGAACTCTTCAATTCCAATTCCGACtcccacaaaaaaagaaaaaaaaaacctacttCAAATCAGGTCAAAGAGGCAAATTCAATTTGATACGAAATCTAACTCAAGATATCGCCTAATACAAACAAGCAACAAAGTTAGATATTTTGGGTGTAAATAGTAGGCAAATTCTATTGGTCTAGCCTCTTGACTTCCTAATGGATCACTGTTTCCATAGGTTCTTATAACTAAGTGTACAATGAACATGAAAATTGAGGTATTGGCAAAGTGATAATTATATAAGGAACATATTATGTATGTATGTTTTACTGTAGATGTTGCACAATTTCAGCATATTGCTTAAGCCtcatgcttttatttatttatttatttatgtaataTTAAGAGTTACAAGGATATAtaggcattttctttttcaaaaaggaaagaaataggTATATATCGATAAGGTATAAATTTGGTCGCATTCTCATATATTCCGTGATTGACCATCCATATGCAGTCATAATTTCATAGTTGGTCCTTGTAAACAacatctcttatttttcttccacATGAGAACCAAACTTGAGAGACCCACAAGAGGACTTTTCCCATCTTATAAATTGATGGCTAAGAAGTTTCTAGCAGAGTATACGTCACAATTATTGATTAAagtatttttagattttatataTCATCTCCAAATTTATAATGACAAACTATCCGTGCTTATG
Protein-coding regions in this window:
- the LOC104444328 gene encoding thaumatin-like protein 1 translates to MRGARINSALVVLGDLCSLRNDKPKKKIRISRSWTQEHLFYLLLPFLVLLARGAGAATLSFTSKCPYTVWPGTLTGGGGGQLSSTGFELATGATFSINDVPDTWTAGRVWGRTGCATDASGKFVCATADCGSGQVSCNGAGAIPPATLAEFTLKAPGSVENSIYDVSLVDGFNLPLSITPQGSGSGCTTTSCAANINSVCPSELAVKGSDGSIVACKSACLALNQPQYCCTGAYNTPATCPPTNYSQIFKDQCPQAYSYAYDDTSSTFSCAGGASYLITFCP